In Chrysemys picta bellii isolate R12L10 chromosome 4, ASM1138683v2, whole genome shotgun sequence, the sequence AGTTTTTGTGAGCTCCTCAAAGCAGGATCGTCATGAATTTTTCAATCCCATGCTGGTTCACAAAAAATGAAAGCAACATATACAGTGAAAGAAAAATGCAACATGTGTGTACATGTTTATTATCCCAGTTAGAGCTAGCTGTAAAAACAACGTTCACAAATATTTGTTCAAATTCCAAACCATTGTTCAGTTTAAATCATATTCCGGGCCCTTTAATATTCACTACTCTCAAAAATTCCTGCAAAAAATAAGTTTGTTTGTAAAAATGTTTGGAGAATGGCTGTTCTTTATACATATAATCATACTTGTATGCAAACTTATTCCTTATTTGTCATTAGTTTTTCATTATTTGTCTGTTTAGTAGTTTAATTCATAGTAGTAGGTGGCAGAAACAATGCCATATGAACAATTACTCACCACAAAATAACAAGTACAATAGCTAATAGTCAATgtgaaaaaatgaaataattgtaAATTGTTTACCCAAAGTATCTGTTGAATACTAATTAATATCAAATTTGCAGAAATGGTTCATATatgatttgcaaacagaaaaggcTAAATTCCTAGGATatttattcacaatgaataatttgaCCAGCCTCTAACTCTACTAAACCTAGCTCCATGGGTTTCCTCAGGAGACAATTTTGGAGAGTTCATTTCAAAATCCATATATCATAGAGATTTTGGAGGATAAGCATGAACATGTCAACTTTAACACTGTCTGACATCAGGCACTGCATGCTGGGTTgcagctaaaatttattaaaaacatcCTATCTACATCAGGCGCCGCATTAAAACACCCATATTTCTTGTTTTATTAGGTATGTTAACCCAATTCTGCAGTCATTCTCTGCACTGAACTTCCgctaaagtcaatgagaattctGCATGAAGGAATATGGCAGTCTTGGTCTCAAAGTGGAAAACATTCAACATTGACTTAACAGTACATGTTTCAAGCAAATGAATGCATGCTTGTagataagaatataagaatggccacaatGGATCCGACCAATGGTTTATCTAGCCCAGTcttctgttttctgacagtggccaatgccaggtgcttccaaGGGAACAAACAGACTCAGAcaaccaaggcctggtctacactaggcgtttatgtcgaagttagcgccgttacatcgaattaaccctgcacccgtccacactgcaatgctatttagttcgacatagaggtctctttaattcgacttctgtactcctccccgacgaggggagtagcgctaaattcgacatggccatgtcgaattaggctaggtgtggatggaaatcgacgctaatagctccgggagctatcccacagtgcaccactctgttgacgctctggacagcagtccgagctcggatgctctgaccagccacacaggaaaagccctgggaaaatttgaatttgaattccttttcctgtctggccagtttgaatctcatttcctgtctggacatcatggcgagctcagcagcactggcaacgatgtagagctctccagcagtgatggccgtgcaatctctgaatagaaagagggccccagcatggactgatcgggaagtcttggatctcatcgctgtgtggggcgatgagtccgtgctttccgagctgcgctccaagaaacggaatgcaaagatctatgagaagatctctaaagacatgtcagagagaggatacagccgggatgcaacgcagtgccgcgtgaaaatcaaggagctgagacaaggctaccagaagaccaaagaggcaaacggacgctccggatcccatccccagacatcccatttctacgaggcactgcattccatcctcgatgcggccgccaccactaccccaccactgaccgtggactctgaggatgggatattgtccacggccggttcctcggacatgttaggggacagggaagatGAAGGAGATGAGGAcgacgaggcagtcggcagcgctcacaacgctgatttcctcgacagccaggatctcttcatcacccttacagagatcccctaccaaccgtccccagccgttaccccggacacagaatctggggaaggatcagccagtaagtgttttaaacatctaaacatttatttttaacagaacaggaatattaacaattaaaagaatgggttgttcatgattactttgccttaggcgcttaacggttcagtcatcggcagtgcaagttttgaaaaaaaaatctagcaatgtccggttttccgtgattgtcctgcccaagccgctctactgtttagtccctgctactgcagctacagtaaaatgcggtctatatgtccggggatagagcagaaatcctcctgggacatctcgatgaagctctcctgcaggtaattggaaagccgttgcatgaggttcctggggagagcggccttattgggtcctccgtagtacgacacgttgctgcgccacgagacaatcaagtactcgggaatcattgctctgcacagcagggcggcatacggccctggtctttggaggctttcccagagcattctctctttctcgctgtcagagatcctcattagggtgatgtcgctcatggtgacctgctttgaattacgtaaggggaatgttagtgttgggactgctttcccgttccttaacagaactgtaaccgctggtttgcagccacgcggtggaggcgggagaggggcagcctacagggatcgttcccggggacagccgcaagggggtgggacaggggcagagttcccgcttgccggattgctggcagcagggactgacattgctttcaatgtgaaatgaggccagtgctaatataaaagttttaagctgccacaagtctacggcttaccatgtctgcctgaaacagaaattccgttgtgctgccccgcttctcaaatgtgctgtgcaagactccaggcactgaatgcgaaggccgagaattcgaccttgtgctgagtgcgcatgtgataggtgctgtgcatggtcttgttcacagagaaagactatgttctttgttcacaactacatttatctttctgaggaattcactccctttttcccattcccacagccacatctgcgattgtctcacaacctagcctggcatcacactcccagaggctagcgcagattaggcgtaggaagaagaggacacgggaggacatgttctcggagcttatggcctgctcccgagcccaggcagcacagcagacccagtggcgggagaacttgtcccaaatgcaccaagcaaacatggatcgggaggagaggtggcggcaggaagaccagcaggcgactcaaacgctgcttggactactgagggagcaaacggacacactccggcgccttgtggatgttctgcaggaacg encodes:
- the LOC135983431 gene encoding uncharacterized protein LOC135983431 codes for the protein MAVQSLNRKRAPAWTDREVLDLIAVWGDESVLSELRSKKRNAKIYEKISKDMSERGYSRDATQCRVKIKELRQGYQKTKEANGRSGSHPQTSHFYEALHSILDAAATTTPPLTVDSEDGILSTAGSSDMLGDREDEGDEDDEAVGSAHNADFLDSQDLFITLTEIPYQPSPAVTPDTESGEGSATTSAIVSQPSLASHSQRLAQIRRRKKRTREDMFSELMACSRAQAAQQTQWRENLSQMHQANMDREERWRQEDQQATQTLLGLLREQTDTLRRLVDVLQERRQEDRAPLQSICNRPPPPPSPIPTSPKVQRRRGGRVRANSHSTPAESSSSRRLSFPKI